The bacterium sequence TGTCTCCAAACGGGCAAATTTGTCGATGATACCAACAGAATGCGTTTCTCCACAAATCGTATGTTCTTCCACTCCCCAACAGAAATGGCGAGTGTCTTCGCCGATTATCCCGAGGCACTCGCAAATACCCGCGAGGTTGCCGACAGATGCTTTTTCGAACTCAGTCCCTATCAAGCATACCTTCCAAAATTCCCTATTCCGGAGGGATATACTGATATCTGGGATTATGTTAAACGCAGAACAGACGAGGGTATAATCCGCCTTTATGGTGAAGTAACCGAGACCATTTCAAAGCGCGTTGAATATGAACTGGATACCATTCGGAAGATGGGCTTTTTGGGTTACTTTGCTATCGTATCCGATTTCACCGATGCCGCCCGTGAGCGCGGAATACGCGTCGGGCCGGGTAGAGGAAGTGGCGCTAGCAGCATCGTTGCTTACGCTATGGGTATCACGAATATCGACCCTCTTCGCTATGGCCTTCTCTTTGAGCGCTTCCTTAATCCCGAGAGAGTGTCTCTCCCTGATTTCGATATCGACTTCGAAGATAAATACCGCGAACGGGTTATAGATTATGTTCGTGAAAAATACGGTAACGATTCGGTTTGCCAAATAATCACTTTCAATTTCATGAAGGCTCGAAGCGCTATTAAAGACGTAGGTCGAGTCCTTCGCATGCCTTACGATGAGGTCGATTCGGTATCGAAATTGGTTCCACAAACAACGACAATTCCTGAGGCCCTCGAACAAATACAGGACTTTAAACACAAATACGAATCCAATCCCGATGTAAAAAAGCTCGTAGATTATGCTATCAAACTGGAAGGTCTTCCGCGCCATGCAGGCAAACACGCCGCCGGAGTGGTTATCACGCCGGGGCCACTTACCGATTTTGTTCCTCTTTTTCGAACCAATAAAGACGAGATCATAACTCAATACGATTGGGTTTCTGTAGAAAAGATCGGCGTTGTAAAAATGGATTTTCTTGGCTTGAAAACCCTCTCAATAATATCTGAAACCGAAAGGATGATCGCAAAAAACAGGAACGAAGTTGTTAACGCAGAGAAAATACCACTTGGAGATAAAGAGACCTTCGAGATGATATCACATGGAGACACACTCGGTGTTTTCCAGTTCGAATCAGAAGGCATGACGCGTTACCTTCGCAAACTCCATCCCGACCGGATAGAAGATATGATTGCAATGAACGCGCTTTATCGTCCCGGGCCGATGGACTTTATCGATGAATACATCAAGCGTAAACACGGTAAAGCGGTTGAATATCCGCATAAAACCCTCGAACCCATATTGAAAGAGACCTTCGGCATCATTGTATATCAGGAACAGGTAATGCAGATAGCCCGTGAATTGGCCGGTTTCAGTTTTGGTCAGGCCGACATACTCCGGCGTGCTATGGGCAAAAAGAAGCTCGATGTAATGATGGCAATGCGCGAGGAGTTCATTAAAGGTGCCGAAAATAAGAAGATCGATAAAGCTATCGCGAAAAAGGTCTTCGATATGATGGGCGAATTTGCCAGATATGGCTTTAATAAATCTCATTCTGCAGCCTATTCGGTTGTCGCTTATCAAACTGCCTACCTCAAAGCCCATTATCGCAATGAGTTCACGGCCGCTAACATGACAAATGAAATTGACAATCACGATAAACTATACCAACTTATCGAAAACGCCCGTCATCATGATATCGAGGTGTTCATAGTCGATGTCAATCGCTCCTTACCCGAGTTTGTTGTCGAAAACGATAAAATCTTATATGGTATTGCTGCCGTCAGGAATGTGGGCTTCGGAGCCGCAAATGCTATCGTCGAAGCTCGCGAGAAAGATGGCCTTTTCGAAAACCTTTTCGATTTTTGTGAAAGAATAGACCTTCGGCTTCTCAATCGAAGGGCACTTGAATCTCTAGTTTGCGCTGGAGCTTTCGACTCATTAATCGACAACCGCGCCGAGTTAATGGCTTCAATACCGGAGGCATTGTCCTGGGCTGCTAAAGCCAAAAACAGCGACATAGCGGCATCGGCGGGAGACCTTTTTGCCTCCGATGACACGCTAAAAAAATTCCCCGAACCCATTCATGCTGAGCCGTGGAATAAAAAAACAACCTTAGATAAAGAAAAGGATGCCCTGGGTTTCTTTTTCAGTGGACATCCTTTAAATCGTTTCGTCGATGAAATATCGGCATTCACGAATATAACAACATCTGAGCTTCAATCAAAAGGCGTTGGAACAGGCGTAGTTCTTATTGGAACTCTAGCTTCTCTGGAAAAAACAATTACGAAAAAGAAAGATGAAATGGCCTATGGCACCTTCGAAGACCTCACTGGTTCAGCCTCTGTTGTGTTTTTTCCAGATACATATAGAAAATGTTCCAACTCTTTAGAAAAAGACGCGATGTTTCTTATTCGTGGAAAATATCAGGAGGATAACAGGGGCAGTAAAATATTAGTGGAAGATGTTATCCCCCTTCAAAACGTCAGGAATGAACTTGTAAATTGCCTCCACATCCGGCTTGATGCCGGTATTGCAACGGAAGAAATTGAAGAACTAAAAACGCTACTTAATAAACATGTAGGCGATAAACGCCTTAAATTGCATATTGTCGGTAACGACCACACTTGGCGTGCAACAAGTTCGGAATTGGACAACACCGCAAGCAGAGAATTAATATCGGAACTGAGGGAAATAATTGGGGAGGACAATGTATGGATAAGCAGTTAATAGCTATAATAAGCTTACTATCGATGCTATTATTTCAGTCCTGTGCCTTTATGGAAGGTAATAATCCGCTACCAACCAAAGAAAACCCATCTACTGGAATAAAAGCTGAGGAAACTCGCGTCCCTGTTATTGAATTATCCGCCGAATTTAAATGTGATAGCGTCGCTGCGCACCGCATCTCTCGATTGAGATGGCACGAGGCTGCTAGCATTATTGAAAGAAAAACGTCACACTCTATTTTTGATGTTTATCTTCTCGCACTCGCAAAATCTAATTTGGGCAAAGATAAAGAGGCATGCGCTTTATTCGGTATGTCAATATCCGACACCGCTAATCCTATACGCGATTATTTCGTTTTTGATTATGCTGAGGCCCTTTTCAAGACAGATTCGATAGATAAATCCATCGATCTATTGAAAAATATCGAAAATCCGGTGCTTCAAGAGAAAGCCCTCGTTAGAATTTTCGAATACACCCATGAAAAACGCGATTCACAGGCTACATTTAGCGCCCTAGACACCCTAAATTTAGAATTTCCTAAACATTTCTCCAAAAATGCACTTAAACTCGTTAAGGCTCGATTGCACGCTGAATTTGGCGATACTGCGAAAGCAGTCGAATTTTATAATTCTGTAATCAAGGGAAATTCGAGCTCGAATACTGTTAAAGCCGCACGAGCGTTGGAACTGCTCGGAAAACTCACTGGAGATAATCTTTTTCTTGCAGGTAAAGCAGCAGTTAATCGAAAATTTTATTCCTCCGGCGAGGAATGGCTCAAAAAATACATTTCAAATGGCGGAAAGGCAAACATTGGTGAAGCCAGTTATCTTCAAGCAAGGGCTATTTCTCGAAGAGGAAGATACAGCGAAGCTGTGGCTTTGTATAAAAAGATCATAAAAGAAAAACTTTATAATACAGCCTGGTGTAATTTGGGTATCGGATATTGCTTTCGCAAACTGAGGAGATATGACGAGGCCAAGGCTCATATTGACCTAGCTATTAAAGAAGGCTCAGGATCCAATGCCGAGGCCGAGGCCCTTTGGGAAGGCTTGGAATTGAGCGAAGACAGGGACGATTATATTATGGCCGCCGATTATGCTACGAGACTGGTAAATAAATATTCTAAGCACGACTTAGGAGACAATGGCGCTATGTGGTCGGGGTTAGCTAACTTCATTGAAGGCGATTTCTCGGCAGCCGCAGATCGCTTCGCGGTGATTAATAAAAAATACAGCGACAAGACCTTCACCGAAACCGGTGAGTTTTGGCGTGCATTATCCATGATAGCAAACGGCGACACCACCGGCTTCGAGATACTTCGCGAAGTATCTAATTCTTCTGTAAGGCACTATTACAAATATTATTCTAAGGAAATCCTTACAGATTTAGCCTTGCCAAATCCGGCATCGAGCCACTCGAGCGATTGGATAACCTACGGGGAAGCTATTAACATTGCGCAGGCTTCTCTCTCCGAGCTCGGATATAATCAAATAATCCTTTCATTGGACTCACCGTCCGCAACTCGGGCAAAGCTACTCGCTCGATGCGGTCAGATAGATAGAGCGCAGGTCGAATTCCGCATATGGTCACAAGAACTGAAAATAAATCCATCTATGCGTCTAGCTATGTTGTCACTTGCTTATGATTGGGACTTAACCGCTCTTGCCTATCAAATCGCTCTCGCCCTCGTTCGTGACATGGGCGGATATGCTTCGGCACCCATCGATGTTATTCGTCTTGCCTATCCTACATTTTATTGCGATTTGGTTTTCTCCTCGGCCGAAAGAGAATCCATAGATGCCGGATTATTATTTGCGGTCATGCGCAGGGAAAGCATGTTTAACCCACATATAGTCAGTTATGCCGGTGCTATCGGCCTTTTTCAGATAATGCCCCAAACAGGTGAAAATCTGAGCGTTCGTCTAGAGGAAAGCAAATATTTTTCGACCACCGACCTATACGACTACGAAACATCGATTAAATATGGCGCGCGATATTTGGCAGACCTTTTGCGAGAATATGGATTAGCGGAATATGCATTGGCGGAATATAATGCCGGTCCCACACCCCTGAAAAGGTGGAAGGAAACACCACATGAAGATTATCGATCCGTATTTGTCGAGAGCATAGATTTCCTTCAAACACGGCATTATGTTAAAAATGTGCTCGGTGATTATTTCGCATATAAAGAACTATGGGATAATAGCCTTTAGCCCGAGGATCAAATGTTAAAGTGGATATTAATTGTTTTTCTAGTAGCCTCTTCAGTAGTCTTCACCGCCGAAAAAGGTCTTCAGACACTTGTTTATCCACCTTTTAAACATAGCTGGGGAGTTCATAAAGGCACCGAGGCTAAGCTCGACATGCTTCTCGGAAATGCTACGGATTTCGACAATCCACAAGGCCTTGCTGTCGCTCGCTTGAGACGAACCGATAACCCTAAAGATGACCGAGACGATGATGAGCTTTCTGCTTATGGTGTCAATGCTGGAAAAGATCAGATCATTTATAACATAAGCATGTATAACCTAGCGATTTACGGCTCCAGCGGCTCAGGGAAAGACCAATTCAACAGTCCCCGAGGGATTGCAGTTGATCCCTCGGGAGATGTCTTCGTTTGCGATACCGGCAATCGTCGAATTGTTCATCTGATCCACCAAAAAAAAGGGCTCTCATGGGTTTCCGCTTTTGGTGATGAGATTTTAATCGAACCACACGATGTCTCGATAACCGAGTCAGGCACCCTTTTTGTAACAGACCATTCTCGAGGAACTATAGACCTCTTCACCTATGAAGGTAAGCATATTCGATCCATCGATGGTCTTGTCCAACCACGCGGAATCGATGTGGATAATCCAGCTATTGTAAAATCCCGCTATGCTGAAAAGGCTATTTTTGTCATCGACGGCGATGGCGCTCAGCTTCGCAAAATAAATTATCAAGGGCAGGTTATAGCCTCTTTCGAAGCGACAAA is a genomic window containing:
- a CDS encoding DNA polymerase III subunit alpha, giving the protein MDKPYISLHNHTEFSLLDGACRINKLVKLAAEYGMDAIAITDHGSLFGVIPFYNAALDAGIKPIIGEEAYIAPGDMHEKKPSSEGPNSGYHLVLLVKNQTGYKNLLKISSAGYTEGFYYKPRVDKDFLSAHSEGLIASTACLKGEIPYRLLRDDFDGAKKTLGEFCDIFGKENVYVELMDHDIPEEKIVLPRLVGLAKEFGIPTIATNDAHYLRPEDYEFHDLLLCLQTGKFVDDTNRMRFSTNRMFFHSPTEMASVFADYPEALANTREVADRCFFELSPYQAYLPKFPIPEGYTDIWDYVKRRTDEGIIRLYGEVTETISKRVEYELDTIRKMGFLGYFAIVSDFTDAARERGIRVGPGRGSGASSIVAYAMGITNIDPLRYGLLFERFLNPERVSLPDFDIDFEDKYRERVIDYVREKYGNDSVCQIITFNFMKARSAIKDVGRVLRMPYDEVDSVSKLVPQTTTIPEALEQIQDFKHKYESNPDVKKLVDYAIKLEGLPRHAGKHAAGVVITPGPLTDFVPLFRTNKDEIITQYDWVSVEKIGVVKMDFLGLKTLSIISETERMIAKNRNEVVNAEKIPLGDKETFEMISHGDTLGVFQFESEGMTRYLRKLHPDRIEDMIAMNALYRPGPMDFIDEYIKRKHGKAVEYPHKTLEPILKETFGIIVYQEQVMQIARELAGFSFGQADILRRAMGKKKLDVMMAMREEFIKGAENKKIDKAIAKKVFDMMGEFARYGFNKSHSAAYSVVAYQTAYLKAHYRNEFTAANMTNEIDNHDKLYQLIENARHHDIEVFIVDVNRSLPEFVVENDKILYGIAAVRNVGFGAANAIVEAREKDGLFENLFDFCERIDLRLLNRRALESLVCAGAFDSLIDNRAELMASIPEALSWAAKAKNSDIAASAGDLFASDDTLKKFPEPIHAEPWNKKTTLDKEKDALGFFFSGHPLNRFVDEISAFTNITTSELQSKGVGTGVVLIGTLASLEKTITKKKDEMAYGTFEDLTGSASVVFFPDTYRKCSNSLEKDAMFLIRGKYQEDNRGSKILVEDVIPLQNVRNELVNCLHIRLDAGIATEEIEELKTLLNKHVGDKRLKLHIVGNDHTWRATSSELDNTASRELISELREIIGEDNVWISS
- a CDS encoding transglycosylase SLT domain-containing protein, which produces MDKQLIAIISLLSMLLFQSCAFMEGNNPLPTKENPSTGIKAEETRVPVIELSAEFKCDSVAAHRISRLRWHEAASIIERKTSHSIFDVYLLALAKSNLGKDKEACALFGMSISDTANPIRDYFVFDYAEALFKTDSIDKSIDLLKNIENPVLQEKALVRIFEYTHEKRDSQATFSALDTLNLEFPKHFSKNALKLVKARLHAEFGDTAKAVEFYNSVIKGNSSSNTVKAARALELLGKLTGDNLFLAGKAAVNRKFYSSGEEWLKKYISNGGKANIGEASYLQARAISRRGRYSEAVALYKKIIKEKLYNTAWCNLGIGYCFRKLRRYDEAKAHIDLAIKEGSGSNAEAEALWEGLELSEDRDDYIMAADYATRLVNKYSKHDLGDNGAMWSGLANFIEGDFSAAADRFAVINKKYSDKTFTETGEFWRALSMIANGDTTGFEILREVSNSSVRHYYKYYSKEILTDLALPNPASSHSSDWITYGEAINIAQASLSELGYNQIILSLDSPSATRAKLLARCGQIDRAQVEFRIWSQELKINPSMRLAMLSLAYDWDLTALAYQIALALVRDMGGYASAPIDVIRLAYPTFYCDLVFSSAERESIDAGLLFAVMRRESMFNPHIVSYAGAIGLFQIMPQTGENLSVRLEESKYFSTTDLYDYETSIKYGARYLADLLREYGLAEYALAEYNAGPTPLKRWKETPHEDYRSVFVESIDFLQTRHYVKNVLGDYFAYKELWDNSL